One part of the Anopheles merus strain MAF chromosome 3L, AmerM5.1, whole genome shotgun sequence genome encodes these proteins:
- the LOC121599743 gene encoding proteinase-activated receptor 2-like has protein sequence MDWNGTTSGTVDLLVSAGTAALSTLAPGTELPTELLALSTNGTGAGTNGTTTSSSSTTTSTGMTVTASDITIASAAHYHGGIPFPSELLTFLRQTTTIASSSSSAAAAASMPPLGVTNFSTFLSNITLRALTASAAAAATGGTSGPSGPSGTSTAEFTANLSRRFPHHPFFSTFFNDSALDICPSIQMPVGNVISMILYALVAIVGLFGNTLVIYVVLRFSKMQTVTNMYILNLAIADQCFLIGIPFLITTMHLGEWTFGNAMCKAYMVSTSITQFTSSIFLFIMSADRYIAVCHPISSPRFRTPLVSKVVSAIAWTASALIMLPVMLYANTIAREKDKMSCNIMWPSETGANSGSTFTLYSLILGFAIPLTLILMFYYLVIRKLRTVGPKSKSKEKKRSHRKVTKLVLTVITVYVLCWLPYWISQVALINSPPDICKSRLEITVFVLVSWLGYSNSAMNPILYAFLSDNFKKSFLKACTCAKGKEINAQLQIENSFFPRFVRNRGSERGNSTKVLQSNNRNNRAPDAGGHQQQQQQQQQQQQHQQQQAHQQTNDALAHNNNVCNVNNNSSQASTVNGKGGNGGSGSLQNGSSIAMPYGGGGMSSDQSSIVRGCGPSTSVTTIQSSQCGAPPIASRVVEGGNDRSGGVSDPAYCRPPVLHTDL, from the coding sequence ATGGACTGGAACGGTACGACGAGCGGTACGGTCGATCTGCTCGTGTCCGCCGGCACGGCTGCCCTATCGACGCTAGCGCCCGGCACGGAGCTGCCAACGGAACTGCTCGCACTGTCCACCAACGGGACGGGAGCGGGAACGaacggcaccaccaccagcagcagcagcaccaccaccagcaccggcaTGACAGTGACCGCGAGCGACATAACGATAGCGTCCGCCGCCCACTACCACGGCGGCATACCGTTTCCGTCCGAGCTGCTCACCTTCCTGCGGCAGACCACCACGATCgcttcgtcctcgtcgtccgccgccgccgccgcctcgaTGCCTCCGCTGGGTGTGACGAATTTTTCCACCTTTCTCAGCAACATTACGCTGCGCGCGTTGACGGCATCGGCGGCGGCCGCTGCGACCGGTGGCACCAGCGGTCCGAGCGGCCCGAGCGGTACGAGCACGGCCGAGTTCACCGCCAACCTTTCGCGCCGATTTCCGCACCATCCGTTCTTCAGTACCTTCTTCAACGATTCCGCCCTGGACATTTGTCCCTCGATCCAGATGCCGGTGGGGAATGTGATTTCCATGATACTGTACGCGCTGGTCGCGATTGTGGGGCTGTTCGGCAACACGCTCGTCATTTACGTGGTGCTGCGCTTTTCCAAAATGCAAACCGTCACGAACATGTACATCCTGAATCTGGCCATCGCCGACCAGTGCTTTCTGATTGGCATCCCGTTCCTGATCACCACGATGCACCTGGGCGAGTGGACGTTCGGCAACGCGATGTGCAAGGCGTACATGGTGTCCACCTCCATCACGCAGTTCACCTCGTCCATCTTTCTGTTCATCATGTCCGCCGACCGGTACATTGCCGTGTGCCATCCGATCTCGTCGCCCCGCTTCCGGACGCCGCTCGTGTCGAAGGTGGTGTCGGCGATCGCGTGGACAGCGTCCGCCCTCATCATGCTGCCGGTGATGCTGTACGCGAACACGATCGCGCGCGAAAAGGACAAGATGTCGTGCAACATCATGTGGCCGTCCGAGACGGGCGCGAACTCGGGCTCCACCTTCACGCTCTACTCGCTCATACTGGGCTTCGCGATCCCGCTCACGCTGATCCTGATGTTCTACTATCTGGTGATACGCAAGCTGCGCACCGTCGGACCGAAGTCCAAGTcgaaggagaagaagcggTCGCACCGGAAGGTGACGAAGCTGGTGCTGACCGTCATCACCGTGTACGTGCTGTGCTGGCTGCCGTACTGGATCTCGCAGGTGGCGCTGATCAACTCGCCGCCCGACATCTGCAAGTCGCGGCTGGAGATTACCGTGTTCGTGCTGGTGAGCTGGCTCGGCTACAGCAACAGCGCGATGAACCCGATCCTGTACGCCTTCCTGAGCGACAACTTTAAGAAAAGCTTCCTGAAGGCGTGCACGTGCGCGAAGGGGAAGGAGATCAACGCCCAGCTGCAGATCGAGAACAGCTTCTTCCCGCGGTTCGTGCGCAACCGGGGCTCCGAGCGGGGCAACTCCACCAAGGTGCTGCAGTCGAACAACCGGAATAATCGGGCGCCGGATGCCGGGggccatcagcagcagcagcagcagcagcagcaacagcagcaacatcaacagcaacaggCACACCAACAGACAAACGATGCCCTTGCCCACAACAACAATGTGTGCAATGTGAACAACAACAGCTCCCAGGCCAGCACGGTCAATGGGAAAGGTGGCAACGGTGGCAGCGGCAGCTTGCAAAATGGCTCCTCCATCGCCATGCCGTACGGTGGTGGAGGGATGAGCTCGGATCAAAGCTCCATCGTGCGTGGCTGCGGCCCATCAACGAGCGTAACGACCATCCAGTCGTCCCAGTGCGGCGCACCGCCCATAGCGAGCCGGGTGGTGGAGGGAGGCAATGATAGGTCGGGTGGTGTCTCCGACCCCGCTTACTGCCGGCCCCCGGTGCTCCACACCGATCTGTAG
- the LOC121599282 gene encoding ovochymase-2-like, which translates to MSRELLGLLILFSVLLLYVTAQSLGPNRVPCGKRRVKTIHLVHNGIDAKPGHWPWHAAIFHRKGDQLDYACGGSIIDENTILTAAHCVFLDSGLLPVSRISVHLGRVHLKEVSEFVQEHTVKELIVHPGYNSSRFVNDIALIKLTESITMSEFVQPVCLWTMDKNQELIVGKTGTLVGFGLNEQDVVSEQLKQASMGVVDAQTCIKSDRLSFANQLTAEMFCGGGQSNVSACNGDSGGGLFFNVEGKWFVRGVVSFIPVRQRTGLCDPSKYTAYADVAKYLGWIDQYIDRRVLVFDTDELEVDYEEKLPLFNLNTCGTKSETVLANGQPAPLPWLGFVLTKEEMVKCVVTLISEWYVVGTASCFEKNEKDLRILFGGYEDLLEQKCFERNGTTVCAYPTQSRSIGRVVAHPRFSKNTINDNIALIELQSPADTTQPHVKPICLPVTPTLYTNQTENFSVLAFRLTTGTIVDQSVSHVDPEFCKSVHIVAGFAIDNEEKSFCVSVPEEDVANCDSLLGQGAPLQEHVSMVDAGERYVLRGFDLLGLTCAGDSSIPVLYVNVYSYLDWMLYNMRYNEAVNEDEQELIANATLAKWKERQQAEGSEKLKLFNMESCGQNVVEPRGTGSITLIPWIGTLKTVENPVKPKTVPDGLVVLINERYALTSANVFRPDVQWRSIVLGFDHYNPVLEIACTFGVCDRPYQAVEIKQITIHPQYNGTSNIHNIALIELVEPANVTKRYISPICMPLIEEFRNSTPLELLVPSYIYHEQSTQLEPLDPLNCQERFAQQNAAITLNNRSRCAVALDKEAKESAALKAGAPLQTLLRVGSEKRYFLSGMNSFTDLVNYHNPGYPYLFTDTNAYLYWMLENMQLDSTVSPDSYAEQVDPPPTRNTSRRRLFNFKTCGAYTKGSSANATYETEPWHGFVHEWIEAYNSTLFTRCTVVLVSEWYAIGVASCLKQDAKLWVQFGGYVESDSGDNCWDADGTTLCRPKTHRIAVERIIVHPQYNRTGYTDDIALVQLATPADVSQPHVQPICLPILDEVRSYAVSSMATVTFGLAHGSFITSKVDRTRFVPPAECQRRWNGMALSIQIERTKQCNLMVRDPQSECYPVMPGFPLHTTQQLLGGQRHFLRGLLALRPELCSSYYPAIYTDVDEYLDWILDSMDERLGTSRQPYNLTEHLIFIQK; encoded by the exons ATGTCACGGGAGTTGCTAGGTCTGTTGATACTGTTCagtgtgttgttgctgtacGTGACCGCTCAATCGCTAGGTCCGAATCGTGTACCGTGCGGCAAGCGAAGGGTCAAGACGATCCATCTCGTTCATAATGGAATCGACGCAAAACCGGGTCACTGGCCGTGGCATGCGGCAATCTTTCACCGCAAGGGCGATCAGTTGGATTACGCGTGTGGAGGATCCATCATTGACGAGAACACCATTCTCACGGCGGCTCATTGCGTTTTCCTCGACAGTGGGCTACTGCCCGTGAGCCGGATTTCGGTCCACCTGGGTCGGGTTCATCTGAAGGAGGTGAGCGAATTTGTGCAGGAACACACGGTGAAGGAATTGATAGTGCATCCCGGGTACAATTCGAGTAGATTCGTGAACGATATCGCACTGATCAAGCTGACGGAGAGCATCACGATGAGCGAGTTCGTGCAGCCCGTTTGTCTGTGGACGATGGATAAAAACCAGGAGCTGATTGTAGGCAAAACCGGTACCCTGGTGGGCTTTGGTCTGAACGAGCAGGATGTCGTGTCGGAGCAGCTGAAGCAAGCGTCGATGGGTGTGGTGGACGCGCAGACGTGCATCAAGAGTGATCGTTTGTCGTTCGCCAATCAGCTTACGGCGGAGATGTTCTGTGGCGGCGGCCAGTCGAACGTGAGTGCTTGTAATGGGGACAGTGGTGGGGGTCTGTTCTTCAACGTGGAGGGCAAATGGTTTGTGCGAGGCGTAGTATCGTTCATTCCGGTTCGCCAGCGGACAGGACTGTGCGATCCATCCAAGTACACGGCCTATGCCGATGTGGCCAAGTATTTGGGGTGGATCGATCAGTACATCGATCGGCGCGTGCTCGTGTTCGATACCGACGAGCTGGAGGTGGATTACGAGGAGAAGCTTCCACTGTTCAATCTGAACACTTGTGGCACGAAGAGCGAGACAGTTCTGGCCAACGGACAACCGGCTCCCCTGCCTTGGCTTGGGTTTGTCCTGACGAAGGAGGAAATGGTCAAGTGTGTCGTTACACTCATCAGCGAATGGTACGTGGTGGGCACGGCAAGCTGTTTTGAAAAGAACGAGAAAGA tTTGCGAATTTTGTTTGGTGGCTATGAAGATTTACTCGAGCAAAAGTGCTTCGAGCGTAATGGCACAACGGTATGCGCGTACCCAACGCAATCTCGCTCCATTGGAAGAGTAGTGGCCCATCCCAGGTTTAGCAAAAACACGATCAACGACAATATAGCGCTGATCGAGCTGCAAAGTCCCGCCGACACGACGCAACCTCACGTGAAGCCCATCTGTTTGCCGGTAACGCCAACGCTGTACACCAACCAAACGGAGAACTTTTCCGTCCTGGCATTCAGGTTGACCACCGGGACAATCGTTGATCAGTCGGTGAGCCATGTAGACCCCGAGTTTTGTAAATCCGTACACATCGTTGCTGGATTTGCGATCGATAATGAGGAGAAGAGCTTCTGTGTGTCAGTTCCCGAGGAGGATGTTGCAAACTGCGACAGTCTGCTTGGGCAGGGTGCACCACTACAGGAGCATGTGAGTATGGTCGATGCTGGCGAGCGTTACGTACTACGAGGATTCGATCTGCTCGGGCTAACCTGCGCCGGAGACAGCTCCATACCGGTTTTGTACGTGAATGTGTACTCCTACCTCGATTGGATGCTGTACAACATGCGATACAACGAAGCGGTAAACGAGGACGAGCAGGAACTGATCGCGAATGCAACGCTTGCGAAGTGGAAAGAGCGCCAGCAAGCTGAGGGAAGTGAAAAGCTAAAGCTCTTCAACATGGAATCCTGTGGCCAGAATGTGGTGGAACCGAGGGGCACCGGTTCGATCACACTCATTCCGTGGATCGGAACGCTGAAAACCGTGGAAAATCCCGTCAAGCCAAAAACGGTGCCAGATGGTTTGGTTGTTTTGATCAACGAGCGATACGCGCTGACGTCGGCAAACGTGTTTCGTCCCGATGTACAATG GCGATCGATTGTGCTAGGGTTCGATCACTACAATCCAGTTCTGGAGATTGCATGCACATTTGGAGTGTGCGATCGTCCGTACCAGGCGGTGGAGATCAAGCAGATCACCATCCATCCACAGTATAATGGCACATCTAACATCCACAACATCGCACTGATCGAGCTGGTGGAACCGGCCAACGTTACCAAGCGTTACATCAGCCCGATCTGTATGCCACTGATAGAGGAGTTTCGAAACAGTACGCCACTGGAACTGCTGGTGCCATCGTACATTTACCACGAGCAAAGCACCCAGCTGGAGCCACTGGATCCGCTCAACTGTCAGGAACGGTTTGCGCAACAGAACGCCGCCATTACCTTGAACAATCGGTCACGTTGTGCCGTTGCGCTGGACAAGGAAGCAAAGGAGTCGGCGGCGTTAAAGGCAGGCGCTCCGCTACAAACGTTACTGCGGGTTGGGAGCGAGAAGCGCTATTTTCTAAGCGGAATGAACAGTTTTACGGATCTCGTTAACTACCACAATCCAGGCTATCCGTATCTGTTTACCGATACCAATGCGTACCTGTACTGGATGCTGGAAAACATGCAGCTTGATAGCACTGTATCCCCGGATTCCTATGCGGAGCAGGTGGATCCTCCTCCGACTCGAAACACATCCAGAAGAAGGCtgttcaattttaaaacttgCGGGGCTTATACCAAGGGATCCAGCGCGAACGCAACGTACGAGACGGAGCCATGGCATGGATTCGTGCACGAATGGATTGAGGCGTATAATTCGACCCTTTTTACCAGATGTACCGTTGTGCTGGTGAGTGAATGGTACGCGATTGGTGTTGCGAGCTGCCTGAAACAAGATGCCAA GCTTTGGGTGCAGTTCGGTGGCTACGTTGAGTCAGATTCAGGCGATAATTGTTGGGACGCGGATGGCACGACGCTATGCCGGCCTAAGACGCACCGGATTGCAGTGGAGAGGATCATCGTTCATCCACAATACAACAGAACCGGATACACGGACGACATAGCGCTGGTTCAGCTAGCAACTCCAGCAGACGTATCGCAACCTCACGTGCAACCGATCTGCCTGCCGATTCTTGATGAAGTTCGCAGTTACGCTGTGTCCAGCATGGCGACGGTCACTTTTGGCTTAGCGCATGGTTcgttcatcacgagcaaggTGGATCGCACCCGGTTTGTCCCGCCTGCCGAATGTCAACGGCGCTGGAATGGAATGGCGTTGAGTATACAGATCGAACGCACGAAACAATGCAACCTGATGGTGCGAGATCCACAAAGCGAATGCTACCCTGTTATGCCGGGCTTTCCGttacacacaacacagcaatTGCTCGGAGGGCAGCGTCACTTTTTACGAGGATTACTCGCTTTGCGACCAGAGCTGTGTAGCAGTTACTATCCAGCAATCTATACCGATGTGGATGAGTATCTGGACTGGATACTGGATAGCATGGATGAGCGGCTCGGGACCTCCAGACAGCCTTATAACTTGACAGAACActtaattttcattcaaaagtAG
- the LOC121599283 gene encoding uncharacterized protein LOC121599283 has protein sequence MRDLLRWLLLLSGVLCVCSQTVGVNRLVCGRRKVKSVYLIHNGIDARPGHWPWHAVIYQRANGAEEYKCGGSIIDEDTILTSGHCVTVGSRTISPEQLSIEVGRIRLHERTEYTQTHGVRQVIVHPGFNVRRLKHDMALIKLASNVTMTPHVQPVCLWTMDNNQELIVGKKGTVLGFGLTEQDVVSEQLKQASIGVVDTLTCLANDRAAFGTYLSSEMFCGGGRDGVSACNGDSGGGLFLEVEGRWFVRGIVSFIPLRKNTAICDTSKFTAFADVAKYMKWIEQYIDPRVLVFDTDDYEVDYEEKLPLFDLNGCGIKSDTFLADGSHMSYPWFGYAVVGQTTFVKCVVTLVSEWYAVGPASCFENDGNEVRIRFGDYEDLKVRKCFDRNGTTVCAIPTQTLQIQRIIIHPRYNDKEFTDNIALVELLTPADTTLPNVRPICLPVTKELYSNQTSNLLAISYAALKRSFVDKPTRYINPSQCIDMYLDEGLRLNLDEKRICGQVATETTGDCAALKSGAALQELREQRYVLRGFDLFGRDCDSTVPTVYNNLYAYLDWILYNMRFNEVDLDAKDSSLEAKWAIRQKEHEKLLLFDMSTCGIIKMAQRVSSVVTYNPWIGSLEGLENVSTSPPRVLGKVILISERYALAPAQLFSIPQEWRSVILGYHDRVFELSCEIKGCDPPYQKVDIKKVYIHPDFNEQSLHQNNIALIELMEPANTTKPLISPICLPLMQEFRNSTPLELKLATELSESRKVKRLSPANCQAQLIHEGAFLPVQELPVCADDLESDAGMRFSGHTGSALQGSIDFNDRKHYFLYGLSLLMRSSRPKTPDLPYLLTDVSQHLGWILENMSVNVTDNAPSPTQDFTPMHRVPVRNIAKRRLFNFNTCGILSNSSQESYEQEPWIGFVERWDDLAKSNKYTYCVVTLISEWYAVGPASCLGYDTKEVFVQFGGYRKVTHDECNQNDGTCKRATQTIPIAKIIVHPAYNSAQHTDDIALVQLGSSADLSQPHIQPICLPIVDDVRSYNISSLSSTSFLSFSAGYNTLGLDGRFIASPECQRRWDGLQLNVQAGRRGLCVLQQPKAEGDGCYYIHPGFPLHTTQELRGQDRRFLRGVMTVKPGSCSAYYPAIYTNVDDYLDWILENVEGRLFTQQNAYDLTEQLVFV, from the exons ATGCGTGATCTGTTGCGatggctgctgctactgtctGGTGTGTTGTGCGTCTGCAGTCAGACGGTCGGTGTCAACCGGCTCGTGTGCGGCCGGCGTAAGGTGAAATCGGTTTATCTCATTCACAATGGTATCGACGCAAGGCCGGGTCACTGGCCGTGGCATGCGGTCATCTATCAGCGTGCGAACGGTGCCGAAGAGTACAAGTGTGGTGGCTCGATCATCGATGAAGATACCATTCTCACAT CTGGTCACTGTGTTACGGTTGGGAGTAGAACTATCTCACCTGAGCAGTTGTCGATCGAGGTAGGCCGTATTCGGCTGCACGAGCGAACCGAATACACTCAGACGCATGGTGTGCGGCAGGTGATAGTACATCCTGGATTCAATGTGCGCCGTTTGAAGCACGACATGGCTCTTATCAAGCTAGCAAGCAACGTTACTATGACACCGCACGTACAACCCGTCTGTCTGTGGACGATGGACAACAATCAAGAGTTGATCGTGGGCAAGAAAGGTACGGTGCTGGGTTTTGGACTGACCGAGCAAGACGTCGTGTCGGAGCAGCTGAAGCAGGCGTCGATCGGTGTGGTCGATACGCTGACATGCCTTGCGAATGATCGGGCAGCGTTCGGAACGTACCTGTCGTCGGAGATGTTCTGCGGAGGAGGCCGGGATGGGGTGAGTGCCTGCAACGGAGACAGTGGCGGTGGATTGTTTCTGGAAGTTGAGGGTAGATGGTTCGTGCGAGGAATTGTTTCGTTCATTCCATTGCGAAAAAATACGGCTATATGTGATACGTCGAAGTTTACGGCCTTTGCCGATGTGGCCAAGTATATGAAGTGGATCGAACAGTACATTGACCCGCGTGTGCTCGTGTTCGATACAGACGATTATGAGGTGGACTATGAGGAAAAGCTTCCGCTTTTCGATCTGAACGGGTGTGGCATCAAGTCAGACACATTTCTTGCCGATGGATCGCACATGAGCTACCCTTGGTTTGGGTATGCTGTGGTGGGTCAGACCACGTTTGTGAAGTGTGTCGTTACGCTCGTCAGCGAATGGTATGCCGTCGGTCCGGCAAGCTGTTTTGAAAACGATGGCAACGA AGTTCGCATTCGATTTGGCGATTATGAAGATCTAAAGGTGCGAAAATGCTTCGATCGTAACGGAACGACGGTGTGTGCCATTCCAACGCAAACACTGCAAATCCagcgcatcatcatccaccCAAGGTACAACGATAAAGAGTTCACGGACAACATAGCGCTGGTGGAGCTGCTGACTCCAGCGGACACAACGCTACCGAACGTGAGACCCATTTGTCTGCCGGTTACAAAAGAGCTTTACTCGAACCAAACCTCCAACCTGTTGGCCATCAGCTACGCTGCCCTCAAACGATCGTTTGTGGATAAACCCACTCGCTACATAAACCCCTCGCAATGCATAGATATGTACCTAGACGAAGGGTTGAGGTTGAACTTGGACGAGAAGCGTATTTGCGGGCAAGTTGCAACAGAGACAACGGGCGATTGTGCTGCACTCAAGTCGGGGGCAGCTCTGCAGGAATTACGAGAACAGCGGTACGTGCTGCGTGGGTTCGATTTGTTTGGTAGAGATTGTGATTCTACGGTGCCGACAGTGTATAACAATTTATACGCTTACCTCGACTGGATATTGTACAACATGAGATTCAACGAGGTGGACTTGGATGCCAAAGACTCATCCCTCGAGGCAAAGTGGGCGATCCGGCAGAAGGAGCACGAAAAGTTACTCCTTTTCGATATGAGTACCTGTGGTATCATCAAGATGGCACAGAGAGTGAGTAGCGTCGTTACTTATAACCCTTGGATTGGCTCGCTGGAAGGGCTTGAAAATGTATCCACTTCGCCACCGCGCGTCCTGGGAAAAGTGATACTGATAAGCGAACGGTATGCATTAGCTCCAGCTCAGCTTTTCAGTATCCCGCAAGAGTG GCGATCAGTTATTCTAGGTTACCACGATCGAGTTTTCGAGCTAAGCTGTGAGATTAAAGGTTGTGATCCGCCTTATCAAAAAGTGGATATTAAGAAGGTATACATCCATCCAGACTTCAACGAGCAAAGCTTGCATCAGAATAACATCGCTCTGATTGAACTGATGGAACCGGCCAACACTACGAAGCCTTTGATTAGTCCAATTTGTCTACCGCTGATGCAGGAGTTCCGCAACAGCACACCGTTGGAGTTGAAGCTGGCAACGGAACTGTCTGAGAGCAGAAAAGTGAAACGGTTGAGCCCGGCCAACTGTCAAGCACAACTCATCCATGAAGGAGCTTTTCTCCCCGTGCAGGAGCTTCCGGTGTGTGCAGATGATTTAGAGAGCGACGCTGGTATGCGGTTCTCGGGACATACCGGATCGGCATTACAAGGATCGATAGATTTTAACGATCGCAAGCATTATTTTCTATACGGGTTAAGCCTGCTTATGAGGTCCAGTAGGCCGAAAACTCCCGACCTACCGTACCTTCTTACTGATGTCAGCCAACATCTCGGTTGGATCTTGGAGAATATGAGCGTTAATGTTACAGATAATGCCCCTAGTCCGACACAGGATTTTACTCCAATGCATCGTGTACCAGTGAGAAATATTGCAAAGAGACGGCTTTTCAACTTCAATACATGCGGAATACTTTCAAATAGCTCCCAGGAGAGCTACGAACAGGAGCCTTGGATAGGGTTCGTGGAACGATGGGATGATTTGGCAAAGTCAAACAAATACACGTACTGCGTAGTGACACTGATCAGCGAATGGTATGCCGTAGGTCCTGCGAGCTGTTTGGGCTATGATACAAAAGA AGTATTTGTCCAGTTCGGAGGCTACAGAAAGGTAACGCACGATGAATGCAACCAAAACGATGGCACCTGTAAACGAGCCACACAGACCATTCCGATCGCGAAGATAATCGTTCATCCTGCGTACAACAGTGCCCAACACACGGATGACATAGCGCTGGTACAGCTGGGATCGTCAGCAGACCTGTCACAACCACACATACAGCCCATCTGTTTGCCAATTGTAGACGATGTTCGTAGCTACAACATATCGAGTCTATCTTCAACTTCGTTTTTGAGCTTTAGTGCAGGTTACAACACGTTGGGGTTGGACGGCCGCTTCATTGCCTCGCCGGAATGTCAACGGCGCTGGGATGGATTGCAGTTGAACGTTCAGGCCGGCCGTAGAGGGCTGTGTGTTTTGCAGCAGCCAAAAGCAGAAGGAGATGGATGCTACTACATACATCCAGGCTTTCCGCTGCATACGACACAGGAACTAAGGGGACAAGATAGGCGTTTTCTTCGGGGCGTTATGACAGTCAAGCCGGGAAGCTGCAGTGCGTACTATCCCGCCATCTACACTAATGTGGACGATTATCTCGATTGGATATTGGAGAACGTGGAGGGGAGATTATTCACGCAACAGAATGCGTACGATCTAACGGAACAGTTAGTGTTTGTGTAA